From Streptomyces sp. TLI_053, a single genomic window includes:
- a CDS encoding TetR/AcrR family transcriptional regulator C-terminal domain-containing protein: MAPETDPPFRRIAADLRRRISTGELAPGARVPSNRRLAQDWGVALATATKALTVLRSEGLVEARPRVGTVVAAAAAAPSSPAAPRPAPPEGELSRERLIAAALEIADAEGLAALSMRAVAARLGVAPMSAYRYVTSKDELVLLAADAAFGEAGYPADPPADWRPRLELGARTLWSLFRRHPWLAELGPVTRPLLLPNLLTHAEWALAALDGRGLPAGTVLDIHVLFYSYVEGLAANLEREARAQAATGLTGDEWTDTRFAAFDARAAAARFPVFTRLTAELDEGYDLDLDTLFESGLTTLLDGLTPRIEGAARD; the protein is encoded by the coding sequence GTGGCACCCGAGACGGACCCGCCGTTCCGCCGCATCGCCGCCGACCTCCGCCGCCGGATCAGCACCGGCGAACTCGCCCCCGGCGCGCGCGTCCCCTCGAACCGGCGGCTGGCCCAGGACTGGGGCGTCGCCCTCGCCACCGCGACCAAGGCACTCACCGTGCTCCGCTCGGAGGGCCTGGTCGAGGCCCGGCCCCGGGTCGGCACCGTGGTCGCCGCTGCCGCTGCCGCTCCCTCGTCCCCCGCCGCCCCCCGACCGGCGCCGCCCGAGGGCGAGTTGAGCCGCGAGCGGCTGATCGCGGCCGCCCTGGAGATCGCCGACGCGGAAGGGCTCGCCGCCCTGTCCATGCGCGCCGTGGCGGCCCGGCTCGGCGTCGCCCCGATGTCCGCCTACCGGTACGTCACCAGCAAGGACGAACTCGTCCTGCTCGCCGCCGACGCCGCCTTCGGCGAGGCCGGCTACCCCGCCGACCCGCCCGCCGACTGGCGCCCCCGGCTCGAACTCGGCGCCCGCACCCTGTGGTCGCTGTTCCGCCGCCACCCCTGGCTCGCCGAACTCGGCCCCGTCACCCGGCCGTTGCTCCTGCCCAACCTGCTCACCCACGCCGAATGGGCGCTCGCCGCCCTCGACGGCCGCGGCCTCCCGGCCGGCACCGTCCTCGACATCCACGTGCTGTTCTACAGCTACGTCGAGGGCCTCGCCGCCAACCTCGAACGCGAGGCCCGGGCCCAGGCCGCCACCGGCCTCACCGGGGACGAGTGGACCGACACCCGCTTCGCCGCCTTCGACGCCCGCGCCGCCGCGGCCCGTTTCCCGGTCTTCACCCGCCTGACGGCCGAGTTGGACGAGGGCTACGACCTCGACCTCGACACCCTCTTCGAGTCCGGCCTCACCACCCTCCTGGACGGGCTCACGCCCCGGATCGAGGGCGCGGCCCGCGACTGA
- a CDS encoding glutamate ABC transporter substrate-binding protein produces MDTDTDTSAHTGTDRGRGRAAALRGARTAVALALLASGALVLGAGGPRESSPAAGAPRQVPLAAQQEQAGLSEQSGQADCDLYRSVPPSTEDGPAVKAVKAKRSLVVGIDLNSYRWGSRNPNTGQVEGFDIDLARAIGTAIMGDPDKVVLKAVPTADRIKFIQEGRVDIIVRTMSITCERMEQVAFSRPYFTTSQRVVVPKSSPAKTLDEALNGTTACAASGSSAEEELKTRPVKQLVTVQNHLDCLVLMQLGKVDATMTDDGLAASQAAQDQTVRVLDGEVRPGVMGVAMLKTSTDLTARVNQVLNDYYTGGSWRRAYDTWLKPYLLDDADRHWPTPR; encoded by the coding sequence ATGGACACGGACACGGACACGAGCGCGCACACGGGCACGGACCGGGGCCGGGGCCGGGCGGCCGCGCTGCGCGGGGCACGGACGGCGGTGGCGCTGGCCCTGCTGGCGAGCGGCGCCCTGGTCCTGGGCGCGGGCGGGCCCCGGGAGTCCTCCCCCGCGGCCGGCGCGCCGCGCCAGGTACCGCTGGCGGCGCAGCAGGAGCAGGCCGGACTGTCGGAGCAGAGCGGGCAGGCCGACTGCGACCTGTACCGCAGCGTCCCGCCGAGCACCGAGGACGGCCCGGCGGTGAAGGCCGTCAAGGCCAAGCGCAGCCTGGTCGTCGGCATCGACCTGAACAGCTACCGGTGGGGCTCGCGCAACCCCAACACCGGTCAGGTGGAGGGCTTCGACATCGACCTCGCCCGGGCGATCGGCACCGCGATCATGGGGGACCCGGACAAGGTCGTGCTGAAGGCGGTACCGACCGCCGACCGGATCAAGTTCATCCAGGAGGGCCGGGTCGACATCATCGTCCGGACCATGTCGATCACCTGCGAGCGGATGGAGCAGGTGGCGTTCTCCCGCCCCTACTTCACCACCAGCCAGCGGGTCGTGGTGCCGAAGTCCTCCCCCGCGAAGACCCTGGACGAGGCGCTGAACGGCACCACCGCCTGCGCCGCCTCCGGCTCCTCGGCCGAGGAGGAGCTGAAGACCCGTCCGGTCAAGCAGCTCGTCACCGTGCAGAACCACCTCGACTGCCTGGTGCTGATGCAGCTGGGCAAGGTCGACGCCACCATGACCGACGACGGGCTCGCGGCCAGCCAGGCCGCGCAGGACCAGACCGTCCGGGTGCTCGACGGCGAGGTCCGGCCGGGCGTGATGGGCGTCGCGATGCTGAAGACCAGCACCGATCTGACGGCCCGGGTGAACCAGGTGCTCAACGACTACTACACCGGCGGCAGCTGGCGGCGGGCGTACGACACCTGGCTGAAGCCCTACCTGCTGGACGACGCCGACCGGCACTGGCCGACGCCCCGGTGA
- a CDS encoding nucleosidase yields the protein MRLLGTISADRPLLVVAVREEAAHLGDRLPVLLTGIGKVNAAAALATVLAGGRHPSEVVNLGTAGALRPGWEGTHTVTQVIQHDLDTPTLYALTGRTYGAPLVVGKGGDGPVLATGDLFVSDPAARDRLAEHADLVDMEGYAVATVAHRAGLPVRLVKHVSDEAGDGAARAWRESVDDCARHLADWLHAQGW from the coding sequence ATGCGCCTTCTGGGAACGATCTCCGCCGACCGTCCGCTGCTCGTCGTCGCTGTCCGGGAGGAGGCCGCCCACCTCGGCGACCGCCTTCCGGTGCTGCTCACCGGCATCGGCAAGGTCAACGCCGCGGCTGCGCTGGCCACCGTCCTCGCCGGGGGGCGGCACCCCTCCGAGGTGGTGAACCTCGGCACCGCCGGCGCCCTGCGGCCCGGCTGGGAGGGCACCCACACCGTCACCCAGGTGATCCAGCACGACCTGGACACCCCCACCCTGTACGCCCTCACCGGCCGCACCTACGGCGCGCCGCTGGTCGTCGGCAAGGGCGGCGACGGGCCGGTGCTGGCCACCGGCGACCTCTTCGTCTCCGACCCGGCCGCCCGCGACCGCCTCGCCGAGCACGCGGACCTGGTGGACATGGAGGGCTACGCCGTCGCCACGGTCGCCCACCGGGCCGGTCTGCCGGTCCGCCTGGTCAAGCACGTCAGCGACGAGGCGGGCGACGGCGCCGCCCGTGCCTGGCGGGAGTCGGTCGACGACTGCGCCCGTCACCTGGCCGACTGGCTGCACGCCCAGGGGTGGTGA
- a CDS encoding FAD-dependent monooxygenase encodes MQNVLVSGGGIAGTFLAHWLARRGFAPTVVELAPGPRTGGQAVDIRGVALDVIERTGLTEQVRAVRTRMRGMSVLGADGTELHRSEESTYSSGRLDSEDVELLRSDLLEILYDHTPAGVEFVHGDSVTSLQEDARGVHVTFAHGRPRTFDLVVGADGLHSRVRRLAFGAEERFLSPLGTHLAIFGADNFLGLEDWQVWQRDGDAGYGIYPVRGNTELRIVFGWGSDAPAERDPEAARKAVADRIAALSWERTRLLDALHRSTDFYADVMAQVHLDSWSAGRTVLLGDAGYCASPLSGQGTSLALVGAYVLAQELGRARDHGTGHRAAYGSYERRMRPFVTLNQALATENPGGPAAEESVERAKNAILLDAA; translated from the coding sequence ATGCAGAACGTCCTCGTCTCCGGCGGCGGCATCGCCGGCACCTTCCTCGCCCACTGGCTGGCCCGCCGCGGCTTCGCCCCCACCGTCGTCGAGCTGGCCCCCGGCCCGCGTACCGGCGGCCAGGCCGTCGACATCCGGGGCGTCGCCCTCGACGTGATCGAGCGGACCGGCCTCACCGAGCAGGTCCGGGCCGTCCGCACCCGGATGCGCGGCATGTCCGTGCTCGGCGCCGACGGCACCGAGCTGCACCGCTCGGAGGAGTCCACCTACAGCAGCGGCCGGCTGGACAGCGAGGACGTCGAACTGCTGCGCTCCGACCTGCTGGAGATCCTCTACGACCACACTCCGGCGGGCGTCGAGTTCGTCCACGGCGACAGCGTCACCTCGCTCCAGGAGGACGCACGCGGGGTGCACGTCACCTTCGCGCACGGGCGGCCCCGCACCTTCGACCTGGTGGTCGGCGCGGACGGTCTCCACTCGCGGGTGCGCCGGCTGGCCTTCGGCGCGGAGGAGCGGTTCCTGAGCCCGCTCGGCACCCATCTCGCGATCTTCGGCGCCGACAACTTCCTCGGCCTGGAGGACTGGCAGGTCTGGCAGCGCGACGGCGACGCCGGTTACGGCATCTACCCGGTGCGCGGCAACACCGAGCTGCGCATCGTCTTCGGCTGGGGCAGCGACGCGCCCGCCGAGCGCGACCCCGAGGCGGCCCGCAAGGCGGTCGCCGACCGGATCGCCGCGCTGTCCTGGGAGCGGACCAGGCTGCTGGACGCCCTGCACCGTTCGACGGACTTCTACGCGGACGTGATGGCGCAGGTCCACCTGGACTCCTGGTCCGCCGGCCGCACCGTGCTGCTCGGCGACGCGGGCTACTGCGCCTCGCCGCTCTCCGGCCAGGGCACCAGCCTGGCCCTGGTCGGCGCCTACGTGCTCGCCCAGGAGCTCGGCCGGGCCCGCGACCACGGCACCGGCCACCGCGCGGCCTACGGCAGCTACGAGCGCCGGATGCGCCCCTTCGTCACCCTCAACCAGGCCCTCGCCACCGAGAACCCGGGCGGCCCGGCGGCCGAGGAGTCCGTCGAACGGGCGAAGAACGCCATCCTCCTGGACGCCGCGTAG
- the gltX gene encoding glutamate--tRNA ligase, with protein sequence MFHVGGARSALYNWATARQQGGVFVLRIEDTDAARNKPEWTDGIISALAAIGIHEGDAAFEGPYFQSANAGTHRAAAEKLYAAGRAYYCDCTREQTAERTGSAQTGYDGFCRERGLEYAEGRALRFRTPDEGATVVVDLIRGEPAFPNSAIEDFVIARGDGSPVFLLANVVDDLEQGVTEVIRGEEHLSNTPKQQLLWEALGATPPVWAHLPVIVNEKRQKLSKRRDKVALEDYLAEGYLPEAMVNYLMLLGWGPKDDVEIRPYAELEQLFSISEVNAGSAFFDVAKLRSFNGEYIRALTVDAFIAACAPFLAADRAPWAAEDFDPVAFAELAPLAQSRIAVLGEIVEQVDFLFLPQPVEHEQSWAKAMKDKDGALALLRTAREKLTALGEWKAEPLKAELEAVAAEHGLKLGKAQAPIRVAVTGRTVGLPLFESIEVLGRERTLARLDAAAERLAAA encoded by the coding sequence ATGTTCCACGTCGGCGGTGCCCGCTCGGCGCTGTACAACTGGGCGACGGCACGACAGCAGGGCGGTGTCTTCGTCCTGCGGATCGAGGACACCGACGCCGCCCGCAACAAGCCCGAGTGGACCGACGGCATCATCAGTGCCCTCGCCGCGATCGGCATCCACGAGGGCGACGCCGCCTTCGAGGGCCCGTACTTCCAGTCCGCCAACGCCGGCACCCACCGCGCCGCCGCCGAGAAGCTGTACGCGGCCGGCCGCGCCTACTACTGCGACTGCACCCGCGAGCAGACCGCCGAGCGCACCGGCTCCGCCCAGACCGGCTACGACGGCTTCTGCCGCGAGCGGGGCCTGGAGTACGCCGAGGGCCGGGCCCTGCGCTTCCGCACCCCGGACGAGGGCGCCACCGTGGTGGTGGACCTCATCCGCGGCGAGCCGGCCTTCCCGAACTCCGCGATCGAGGACTTCGTGATCGCCCGCGGCGACGGCAGCCCGGTGTTCCTGCTCGCCAACGTGGTCGACGACCTGGAGCAGGGCGTCACGGAGGTCATCCGCGGCGAGGAGCACCTGTCCAACACCCCGAAGCAGCAGCTGCTGTGGGAGGCCCTCGGCGCCACCCCGCCGGTCTGGGCGCACCTTCCGGTGATCGTCAACGAGAAGCGGCAGAAGCTGTCCAAGCGCCGCGACAAGGTGGCGCTGGAGGACTACCTCGCCGAGGGCTACCTGCCCGAGGCGATGGTCAACTACCTGATGCTGCTGGGCTGGGGCCCCAAGGACGACGTCGAGATCCGCCCGTACGCGGAGCTGGAGCAGCTGTTCAGCATCTCCGAGGTCAACGCGGGCTCGGCGTTCTTCGACGTGGCGAAGCTGCGCTCGTTCAACGGCGAGTACATCCGCGCCCTGACGGTGGACGCGTTCATCGCCGCCTGCGCGCCGTTCCTGGCCGCCGACCGCGCGCCGTGGGCCGCCGAGGACTTCGACCCGGTCGCGTTCGCCGAGCTGGCCCCGCTGGCGCAGTCCCGGATCGCGGTGCTGGGCGAGATCGTCGAGCAGGTCGACTTCCTGTTCCTGCCGCAGCCGGTGGAGCACGAGCAGTCCTGGGCGAAGGCCATGAAGGACAAGGACGGCGCGCTGGCCCTGCTGCGCACCGCCCGCGAGAAGCTCACCGCCCTCGGTGAGTGGAAGGCCGAGCCGCTGAAGGCCGAGCTGGAGGCCGTCGCGGCCGAGCACGGGCTGAAGCTGGGCAAGGCGCAGGCGCCGATCCGGGTCGCGGTCACCGGCCGCACCGTGGGCCTGCCGCTGTTCGAGTCGATCGAGGTGCTGGGCCGCGAGCGGACCCTCGCCCGTCTGGACGCGGCGGCGGAGCGCCTGGCCGCAGCCTGA
- a CDS encoding sigma-70 family RNA polymerase sigma factor, with product MGAGSGDAESFEAHRPHLRAVAYRMLGSIAEAEDAVQDTWLRYDRTDTSAVENLGGWLTTVIGRICLNQLRSRAQRREESFEGRFAAGGGGGDVEPSRIPDPLLRRADAPDPEQEVLLADSVGLALMVVLESLSPAERVSFVLHDMFAVPFEEIAPLVEKTAAATRQLASRARRKVQGRAPAPDRDLARQRVAVDAFFAATRTGDLDALLAVLDPDVVLRADGAAAGREQRRPVVLNGARTVAGQAVMFRSLSPYARPALVNGAAGVVVIGANGRPVSIMAFTVVDGLIAAIDVLTDPERLAALDLTAFAD from the coding sequence GTGGGCGCCGGGTCGGGGGACGCGGAATCGTTCGAGGCGCACCGGCCGCACCTGCGGGCCGTCGCCTACCGGATGCTCGGATCGATCGCCGAGGCCGAGGACGCCGTCCAGGACACCTGGCTGCGCTACGACCGCACCGACACCTCCGCGGTGGAGAACCTCGGCGGCTGGCTGACCACGGTGATCGGACGGATCTGCCTCAACCAGCTGCGCTCGCGGGCCCAGCGGCGCGAGGAGTCCTTCGAGGGCCGGTTCGCGGCCGGCGGCGGGGGCGGTGACGTCGAGCCGTCGCGGATACCGGACCCGCTGCTCCGACGGGCGGACGCGCCCGACCCGGAGCAGGAGGTGCTGCTGGCCGACTCGGTCGGGCTGGCGCTGATGGTGGTCCTGGAGTCGCTCTCGCCCGCCGAGCGGGTGTCCTTCGTGCTGCACGACATGTTCGCGGTGCCGTTCGAGGAGATCGCCCCGCTGGTCGAGAAGACGGCGGCGGCCACCCGGCAGCTGGCCAGCCGGGCCCGGCGCAAGGTGCAGGGCCGGGCGCCCGCGCCGGACCGGGACCTGGCCCGCCAGCGGGTGGCCGTCGACGCGTTCTTCGCCGCCACCCGCACCGGGGACCTCGACGCACTGCTCGCGGTGCTGGACCCGGACGTGGTGCTGCGCGCCGACGGCGCCGCCGCCGGGCGGGAGCAGCGGCGTCCGGTGGTGCTCAACGGGGCCCGCACGGTCGCGGGCCAGGCGGTCATGTTCCGCAGCCTGTCGCCGTACGCGCGGCCGGCGCTGGTCAACGGCGCGGCGGGCGTCGTGGTGATCGGGGCGAACGGGCGGCCGGTGTCGATCATGGCGTTCACCGTGGTGGACGGCCTGATCGCGGCGATCGACGTGCTCACCGACCCGGAGCGGCTGGCCGCGCTGGACCTCACGGCGTTCGCCGACTGA
- a CDS encoding cysteine hydrolase family protein has protein sequence MTNTSAFDAPLTIDTDAVLVVIDVQKGFEDTAFWGGRDNPGAEQRIGELIDVWRATGRPIVVVQHATTGGPLEPGTSGYELKDFVAAVEPALHITKTVNSAFYGTPDLHAWLQERGTRQVVVTGIITNVCCETTARMAGNLGYDTVFPVDAMHAFDLTGPDGVTVPAAELARATATVLHAMRFAKVVPTAVVASAAKSGEPAAVTWS, from the coding sequence ATGACGAACACCAGCGCCTTCGACGCCCCGCTCACCATCGACACCGACGCCGTCCTGGTCGTCATCGACGTCCAGAAGGGCTTCGAGGACACCGCGTTCTGGGGCGGGCGCGACAACCCCGGGGCCGAGCAGCGGATCGGCGAACTGATCGACGTGTGGCGGGCAACCGGGCGGCCGATCGTGGTCGTCCAGCACGCCACCACCGGCGGCCCGCTCGAACCGGGCACCTCCGGCTACGAGTTGAAGGACTTCGTGGCGGCGGTCGAGCCCGCGCTGCACATCACCAAGACGGTCAACAGCGCCTTCTACGGCACCCCGGACCTGCACGCCTGGCTCCAGGAGCGGGGCACCCGGCAGGTGGTGGTGACCGGGATCATCACCAACGTGTGCTGTGAGACCACCGCCCGGATGGCGGGCAACCTCGGCTACGACACGGTCTTCCCGGTCGACGCCATGCACGCCTTCGACCTGACCGGGCCGGACGGCGTGACCGTCCCGGCCGCCGAACTCGCCCGCGCCACCGCCACGGTGCTGCACGCGATGCGGTTCGCGAAGGTGGTGCCGACCGCCGTGGTGGCCTCGGCGGCGAAGAGCGGCGAGCCCGCCGCCGTCACCTGGTCCTGA
- a CDS encoding helix-turn-helix domain-containing protein, whose translation MRTVGCLVFDGVRPFDYAVIGEVWAERSGLPGIPGFELRVCGPDGARVRLGGGLERVPDFGLDALAACDLVVVPGVERPEESRDPAVLAALRAAHERGVTVASLCAGAFVLAEAGLLDGRTATTHWALAEDLAERFPAVDVRPEVLFTGEGRLWTSAGVAAGIDLCLHLVRAAHGERAAASIARAMVTAPFRSGGQAQFIPSPVPEPAPAGDDPLARVRTEVLAALDTPWTVRRMAVLALMSERTFARRFAAATGTTPLRWLLDQRILTAQRLLEDTDLPVDAVAVRCGFGSAVSLRPPFTTRLGVPPREYRRTFRGRDVG comes from the coding sequence ATGCGCACGGTGGGGTGTCTGGTCTTCGACGGGGTGCGGCCGTTCGACTACGCGGTGATCGGCGAGGTCTGGGCCGAACGGTCGGGCCTTCCCGGCATCCCCGGTTTCGAGCTGCGGGTCTGCGGCCCGGACGGTGCCCGGGTGCGGCTCGGCGGCGGGCTGGAACGCGTCCCGGACTTCGGCCTGGACGCGCTGGCCGCCTGCGACCTGGTGGTCGTGCCGGGCGTGGAGCGGCCGGAGGAGTCGCGCGACCCGGCCGTGCTCGCCGCGCTGCGCGCCGCCCACGAACGCGGCGTCACCGTCGCCTCGCTCTGCGCGGGCGCCTTCGTGCTCGCCGAGGCGGGCCTGCTGGACGGCCGCACCGCCACCACCCACTGGGCCCTCGCGGAGGACCTCGCGGAGCGCTTCCCGGCGGTCGACGTGCGGCCCGAGGTGCTGTTCACCGGCGAGGGCCGGCTGTGGACCTCCGCCGGGGTGGCGGCCGGCATCGACCTCTGCCTGCACCTGGTCCGCGCGGCCCACGGCGAACGGGCGGCCGCGTCGATCGCCCGCGCGATGGTCACCGCGCCCTTCCGCTCCGGCGGCCAGGCCCAGTTCATCCCCTCCCCGGTCCCGGAGCCCGCGCCCGCCGGCGACGACCCGCTCGCCCGCGTCCGGACCGAGGTCCTGGCTGCCCTGGACACCCCCTGGACGGTCCGCCGGATGGCCGTCCTCGCCCTGATGTCCGAACGCACCTTCGCCCGCCGCTTCGCCGCCGCGACCGGCACCACCCCGCTGCGCTGGCTGCTCGACCAGCGCATCCTCACCGCCCAGCGCCTCCTGGAGGACACCGACCTCCCGGTGGACGCGGTCGCCGTCCGCTGCGGCTTCGGCTCCGCCGTCTCCCTCCGCCCGCCCTTCACCACCCGCCTCGGCGTCCCGCCGCGCGAGTACCGCAGGACGTTCCGCGGGCGCGACGTGGGCTGA
- a CDS encoding DinB family protein, producing MTENTDAPAPERADLRPPGLNADEHTTLLTFLEYLRTCVIAKTDGLSDEDARRPGVASGTSLLWLVRHLTAVELNWFLWAYRGDDVEPWDDDAPSPGDETVAGSVAAYREAIARANEVIVSAAAWPDRPGVRSLRPNAEAPSMRWLLVHMIEETGRHAGHADILRELLDGSVGR from the coding sequence GTGACCGAGAACACCGACGCCCCCGCGCCCGAGCGGGCCGACCTCCGGCCGCCGGGGCTGAACGCCGACGAGCACACCACGCTGCTCACCTTCCTCGAGTACCTGCGCACCTGTGTGATCGCCAAGACCGACGGGCTGTCCGACGAGGACGCCCGCCGGCCCGGCGTCGCCTCCGGGACGAGCCTGCTGTGGCTGGTGCGCCACCTCACGGCCGTCGAACTCAACTGGTTCCTCTGGGCCTACCGCGGCGACGACGTCGAACCGTGGGACGACGACGCGCCCTCGCCCGGCGACGAGACGGTGGCCGGGTCGGTGGCCGCGTACCGGGAGGCGATCGCCCGGGCCAACGAGGTGATCGTCTCCGCGGCGGCCTGGCCGGACCGGCCGGGCGTGCGCTCGCTGCGGCCCAACGCCGAGGCGCCGTCGATGCGTTGGCTGCTCGTCCACATGATCGAGGAGACCGGCCGGCATGCCGGGCACGCCGACATCCTGCGGGAATTGCTGGACGGTTCGGTCGGCCGCTGA
- a CDS encoding NAD(P)H-binding protein produces the protein MTLPTSAPVLVTGGTGTLGRHVVPLLRAAGRDVRVLTRNPRPAADGVEYAAGDLLTGADGKGVDAALAGVEVVLHLAGDAKNDEATTRNLVAAARRAGVKHLVYISVIGADRVPLGYFRAKHAAERLVAESGIPYTTLRAAQFHDLTLKTAAAMAKLPVVPKLGGIRWEPVDSRDVAERLVELALAAPAGLVPDLAGPAVRTLGDLTRDHLLAAGKRRPMLPLRAPGKVGRCYREGVNLARPGAARGTRTWEAFLAETFPAGATAAAGKVGTR, from the coding sequence ATGACTCTCCCGACCAGCGCCCCCGTTCTCGTGACCGGCGGCACCGGCACCCTCGGCCGCCACGTCGTTCCGCTGCTGCGGGCGGCCGGCCGGGACGTCCGGGTGCTCACCCGGAACCCCCGCCCGGCCGCCGACGGCGTCGAGTACGCGGCCGGCGACCTGCTCACCGGCGCCGACGGCAAGGGCGTGGACGCGGCCCTGGCCGGGGTCGAGGTGGTCCTTCACCTGGCCGGCGACGCCAAGAACGACGAGGCCACCACCCGCAACCTGGTCGCCGCCGCCCGGCGGGCCGGGGTGAAGCACCTGGTGTACATCTCGGTGATCGGCGCCGACCGGGTGCCGCTCGGCTACTTCCGCGCCAAGCACGCCGCCGAGCGGCTGGTCGCCGAATCGGGCATCCCGTACACCACGCTGCGCGCCGCCCAGTTCCACGACCTGACCCTGAAGACCGCGGCCGCGATGGCCAAGCTGCCGGTCGTGCCGAAGCTGGGCGGCATCCGCTGGGAGCCGGTGGACTCGCGCGACGTCGCCGAGCGCCTGGTCGAACTCGCCCTGGCCGCGCCCGCCGGGCTCGTCCCGGACCTCGCCGGCCCGGCCGTCCGCACGCTCGGCGACCTCACCCGCGACCACCTGCTGGCCGCCGGGAAGCGCCGCCCGATGCTGCCGCTGCGGGCCCCCGGCAAGGTCGGCCGCTGCTACCGGGAGGGCGTCAACCTCGCCCGGCCCGGCGCCGCGCGGGGCACCCGCACCTGGGAGGCGTTCCTCGCCGAGACCTTCCCGGCGGGCGCGACCGCGGCCGCCGGGAAGGTCGGTACCCGCTGA